One part of the Marinobacter sp. M3C genome encodes these proteins:
- a CDS encoding PQQ-dependent dehydrogenase, methanol/ethanol family: MNLKSNQPGNWFKQQALPVALISCLGLAAGNVIAAGQVNQDYITENAKTGKDWPAHGFDYAETRFSPLTQVSDSNVNKLGLAWSYDLKSSRGIETTPLVVDGVMFVTASWSVVHALDAKTGKNLWTYDPGVPREKGYEACCDVVNRGVALHEGNVYVAALDGRLVAIDAKTGKKVWEKNTLIDNDIGYTLTGAPRVFKGNVIIGNGGAERGVRGYITAYDAKTGAQKWRWFTVPGDPGKPFENEAMAKAAETWDPSGKYWEAGGGGTVWNSMVFDPELNLMYIGTGNGAPWSHLKRSPKGGDNLYLASIVALNPDTGEYVWHYQQTPGDNWDYTSTQDMILTDLEIDGKMRKIIMHAPKNGFFFVVDRTNGEFISAENFVDVNWAEGYDDNGRPIEIAAARAQDKPFDAIPGPFGGHNWHSMSYSSQTGLAYFPSQNIPINLTEDPTWVEQGSNEPGQPMSGIGWNTAMRINEVAPSSKPFGRLTAWDPIKQQEAWRYEHASPWNGGTLATAGNLVFQGTADARLMAFNAETGKPLWESPMGTGVIAAPMTYEVDGVQYVTIAAGWGGIYGQAQRGSDLKTPGTVYTFALNGNAEMPEFIKYQLGSLLSGVKYNPEFVEEGTGLYVSNCVFCHGVPGVDKGGNIPNLGYSKTAVIENLDTFLFNGPFVSKGMPDFTGKLSETDAEKLKAFIQGTADAIRPKNQ, from the coding sequence ATGAATTTGAAAAGCAATCAGCCCGGAAATTGGTTCAAACAGCAGGCACTGCCCGTCGCATTGATTTCGTGCCTGGGGCTGGCAGCCGGTAACGTTATTGCCGCCGGCCAGGTGAATCAAGACTACATCACTGAAAATGCTAAAACGGGCAAAGACTGGCCCGCCCACGGTTTTGATTACGCAGAAACACGGTTTAGCCCCCTTACACAGGTTTCAGACAGCAACGTTAATAAGCTCGGGCTGGCTTGGTCCTACGATCTAAAGTCAAGCCGCGGTATTGAAACCACACCTCTAGTTGTAGACGGGGTGATGTTCGTCACTGCGTCTTGGAGTGTGGTGCATGCGCTTGATGCTAAAACCGGCAAAAACCTATGGACTTACGATCCGGGCGTACCCCGTGAAAAAGGCTATGAAGCTTGCTGTGATGTTGTTAACCGCGGGGTTGCACTGCACGAAGGCAACGTTTATGTCGCAGCGCTTGATGGCCGCCTGGTCGCTATTGATGCTAAGACCGGGAAAAAAGTCTGGGAAAAAAACACGCTGATCGACAATGACATCGGTTACACACTTACCGGCGCGCCACGCGTGTTCAAAGGTAATGTGATCATCGGGAACGGCGGTGCGGAACGCGGAGTACGAGGCTATATCACCGCATACGACGCGAAAACCGGTGCCCAAAAATGGCGCTGGTTTACCGTACCGGGCGACCCGGGCAAACCCTTTGAAAACGAAGCCATGGCCAAAGCAGCGGAGACATGGGATCCCAGTGGCAAATACTGGGAAGCCGGTGGCGGCGGCACCGTTTGGAACTCCATGGTTTTTGACCCTGAGCTGAACCTCATGTACATCGGCACGGGAAACGGTGCTCCCTGGTCTCACCTGAAGCGCAGCCCCAAAGGCGGCGACAACCTTTACCTGGCGTCTATTGTTGCCCTTAATCCGGACACCGGTGAATACGTTTGGCACTATCAGCAAACGCCCGGAGACAACTGGGACTACACGTCGACTCAGGACATGATTCTCACAGACCTGGAAATCGACGGTAAGATGCGCAAGATAATCATGCATGCACCGAAAAACGGCTTCTTTTTCGTTGTTGACCGCACAAATGGAGAATTCATTTCCGCAGAAAACTTTGTTGACGTGAACTGGGCTGAAGGATACGACGATAACGGACGCCCTATTGAGATAGCAGCAGCTCGCGCCCAGGACAAACCTTTTGATGCAATCCCCGGCCCGTTCGGTGGCCACAACTGGCACTCGATGTCTTACAGCTCGCAAACCGGGCTTGCTTACTTTCCGTCCCAGAATATTCCAATAAATCTCACTGAGGATCCGACCTGGGTCGAACAGGGGAGCAATGAGCCCGGACAGCCAATGAGTGGTATTGGATGGAATACCGCAATGCGCATCAACGAAGTTGCGCCATCCAGCAAACCCTTCGGACGCCTTACAGCATGGGACCCGATAAAACAGCAGGAAGCCTGGCGTTATGAGCACGCATCCCCCTGGAACGGCGGCACACTTGCCACTGCGGGCAACCTGGTTTTTCAGGGAACCGCAGATGCCAGGCTGATGGCATTCAATGCAGAAACCGGTAAACCACTTTGGGAATCGCCCATGGGGACCGGTGTTATTGCGGCACCGATGACTTATGAAGTTGACGGTGTTCAGTACGTCACAATTGCCGCTGGTTGGGGCGGGATATACGGGCAAGCTCAAAGAGGGTCCGACCTGAAAACACCTGGTACCGTTTATACCTTTGCGCTGAACGGCAACGCCGAAATGCCTGAATTTATAAAATACCAGCTGGGTTCATTGCTATCCGGCGTCAAATACAACCCGGAATTCGTTGAGGAAGGCACGGGACTTTATGTCAGTAACTGTGTGTTCTGCCACGGCGTACCCGGAGTTGATAAAGGCGGAAATATTC
- a CDS encoding transporter, whose amino-acid sequence MSLLSTYERKMSFPFKQRSTSVASAVLATLLLSSGSALAIDVDAGDYTALPPGTNLAMGYYQFATRDALYSNGDKQQIDAGLDSQIGILRGVHFTDIGGYTVDPQFLLPIGKLEGKDDTSTLGDASGIGDLTLAATVWLVNKPESNTYFGITPFVYVPVGSYDRKDSLNLGENRWRYALQAGYITGLTPNISLDLVGDVTFYGENDELGAAKATLKQDPSYQLQGFLRYHMSPQWDLRTGISHTFGGETELNGVNQDDKLATTKMTIGTAWFITPALQLLANYGRDLSVENGFKEQNRLNLRVLKAF is encoded by the coding sequence ATGTCGCTTTTATCGACCTACGAAAGAAAAATGTCATTTCCCTTTAAGCAGCGGAGCACCAGCGTTGCTTCAGCTGTGCTTGCTACCCTTCTACTGTCCTCGGGCTCAGCACTGGCGATTGACGTCGATGCCGGAGATTACACCGCTCTGCCCCCGGGCACTAATCTGGCGATGGGCTACTACCAGTTCGCCACGCGAGACGCTCTGTACTCCAACGGTGACAAACAACAAATTGATGCCGGGCTAGACTCGCAGATCGGAATTCTGCGCGGAGTCCACTTCACTGACATTGGCGGGTACACCGTCGATCCTCAATTCCTTCTTCCAATCGGCAAGCTCGAAGGCAAAGACGATACGTCAACACTCGGCGATGCCAGCGGTATTGGCGACCTGACACTTGCAGCCACAGTGTGGCTTGTGAACAAACCGGAAAGTAATACCTATTTTGGTATTACTCCTTTCGTCTATGTTCCGGTGGGGAGCTATGACCGAAAGGATTCACTGAATCTGGGAGAGAACCGCTGGCGATATGCGCTGCAAGCAGGTTATATCACCGGGCTTACGCCCAATATCTCGCTGGACCTGGTGGGTGATGTCACCTTTTATGGAGAAAACGATGAACTTGGCGCGGCCAAGGCTACTCTGAAACAAGATCCGTCCTATCAGTTGCAAGGATTTCTGCGCTACCACATGAGCCCACAATGGGATCTTCGCACAGGTATCTCGCATACGTTCGGCGGTGAAACAGAGCTAAACGGCGTTAATCAGGACGACAAACTGGCAACCACAAAAATGACCATAGGAACGGCGTGGTTCATCACTCCAGCGCTGCAGCTTCTGGCGAATTACGGGCGAGATCTCTCGGTAGAAAATGGGTTTAAAGAACAGAATCGTCTCAACCTTCGTGTTCTCAAAGCGTTTTAA
- a CDS encoding sigma-54-dependent Fis family transcriptional regulator, with the protein MFDEGRDVPPQWVRDEVLRSWLRSREHGLSPVDQVLLNAMPCREIQHIRDRHQRLLSYAEPEMQRLFRALGSAGWVLACLEGEGRSIKYFGSDSPHYKVLSSALNAGVDLSECVAGTNGPGCALIEHRPSVVCGNEHFLHELRGLSCVAVPIFDPTGKLIGALNASKPFDGRPVGVLESVALTTRAVENRMVDDLAGALVLAIHYRPELTDSAMRGLIHFCEDGEMLGANPSARQILDLDFLEQGQKRVSFSDLFSCHPDEMRRSKNRPTEVECHNGSKLYVRTESCQPAPVFVSVVAKTDCPSAPPPFFADSSMKPLFERACRAFQHGVPIVINGETGTGKEVLARWLHATGPASVGPFVAVNCSAIPAGLIESELFGYVDGAFTGARRGGAKGKFEEANGGTLFLDEIGDMPLEFQARLLRVLQERTVTRLGEERPRSVAFSLVSATHRNLDKLMEKEEFRDDLYYRLTGLRVTLPALRERKDLDAMTDHLLALAAFPDAPSILTPEARDLLRNHVWKGNVRELQQALSLGQALSSKGVIDVDHLPDDIKVGQPSVQRTATKMGVLADAEREAVIEALKKYGGNVSTAARELGITRATLYRKIKKFNL; encoded by the coding sequence TTGTTTGATGAAGGCCGTGACGTGCCGCCGCAATGGGTACGGGATGAAGTCTTGCGCTCTTGGTTGCGCTCCAGAGAGCACGGCCTGTCGCCTGTCGATCAGGTTCTTTTGAACGCCATGCCTTGTCGTGAGATACAGCACATCCGCGATCGACATCAGCGGCTTTTGAGTTACGCCGAGCCGGAAATGCAACGATTGTTCCGTGCTTTGGGTTCGGCGGGCTGGGTGTTGGCGTGCCTGGAAGGGGAGGGGCGCAGCATCAAATATTTCGGCAGTGACAGCCCTCACTACAAAGTTCTGAGCTCCGCTTTAAATGCCGGCGTGGACCTTTCCGAATGCGTGGCGGGCACCAATGGCCCTGGGTGCGCATTGATAGAGCACCGGCCGTCTGTTGTCTGTGGCAACGAACATTTCTTGCATGAATTACGGGGCCTTTCGTGCGTTGCCGTACCCATTTTTGATCCGACAGGGAAGCTGATCGGTGCTCTGAATGCGTCCAAACCCTTTGATGGTCGACCGGTTGGGGTTCTTGAGTCGGTTGCACTGACAACCAGGGCTGTCGAAAATCGCATGGTTGACGATCTAGCGGGCGCGTTGGTTTTGGCGATTCACTATCGTCCCGAGTTAACCGACTCGGCAATGCGCGGCTTGATACATTTCTGCGAAGATGGCGAAATGCTGGGTGCAAACCCCTCAGCCCGGCAAATACTTGATCTCGACTTTTTGGAGCAGGGCCAGAAGCGCGTGTCTTTTAGCGATTTATTTTCCTGCCATCCCGACGAAATGCGCCGGTCTAAGAACAGGCCCACGGAGGTGGAGTGCCACAATGGCTCGAAGCTGTATGTGCGAACTGAAAGCTGTCAACCGGCGCCTGTTTTTGTAAGCGTTGTAGCCAAAACCGATTGCCCGTCAGCGCCGCCTCCATTTTTTGCAGATTCATCAATGAAGCCTCTTTTTGAGAGAGCCTGCCGCGCTTTTCAGCATGGTGTTCCTATTGTTATAAACGGTGAAACCGGAACAGGTAAGGAGGTTCTTGCGCGCTGGTTACACGCAACTGGGCCCGCTTCAGTCGGCCCATTTGTTGCGGTCAATTGTTCAGCTATACCAGCGGGTTTGATCGAGTCGGAGTTGTTTGGTTACGTTGATGGTGCTTTCACCGGAGCGCGCCGCGGAGGTGCTAAAGGAAAGTTTGAAGAGGCTAATGGCGGCACGCTGTTTCTTGATGAAATTGGCGACATGCCTCTTGAGTTTCAGGCCCGCTTGTTGCGAGTGTTGCAGGAACGAACAGTAACTCGGCTCGGAGAAGAAAGGCCTCGTTCTGTTGCCTTTTCTTTAGTGAGTGCTACGCACCGGAATCTCGATAAATTGATGGAGAAAGAGGAGTTTCGTGATGACCTTTATTACAGGCTTACTGGTCTGAGGGTAACGTTGCCAGCTCTGAGGGAACGTAAAGATCTAGATGCCATGACGGATCATTTGCTGGCTTTGGCTGCCTTTCCGGATGCTCCTTCAATATTGACGCCGGAAGCGCGGGACCTGCTGAGGAATCATGTCTGGAAAGGTAATGTCAGAGAATTACAGCAGGCTTTAAGCTTGGGCCAGGCGCTTTCAAGTAAGGGTGTTATTGATGTTGATCATTTGCCCGACGATATCAAAGTCGGTCAGCCGTCTGTACAAAGGACCGCTACAAAAATGGGTGTGTTAGCGGATGCAGAACGCGAGGCTGTGATTGAGGCTCTGAAAAAGTACGGAGGCAATGTTAGTACTGCTGCCCGCGAGTTAGGCATAACGCGAGCGACGCTATACCGTAAAATAAAGAAATTTAACCTTTGA
- a CDS encoding exonuclease domain-containing protein has protein sequence MSQTIQHLKTTTFAFLDLETTGGSAATDRITEIGIQFWRAGECVDQWQTLVNPQTRISPFIEQLTGISNAMVANAPLFADIADELEQCLDGVVFVAHNARFDYGFVKGEFRRLGRMFLAKVLCTVKLSRRLYPEFRRHNMDALIERHGLQQVQRHRAMGDVAAMLGFFEHALAQQGEDTLETAIVELLQRPSIPSHLPLDTLQDLPRGPGVYRFYGENDALLYVGKSTNIAQRVASHFSGDHNSTRGVRISESLRRVDWTETAGELGALLLELKQIKGLKPLFNRRSRAAKNLVSIELTTNAQGYLQARLIREIDPGRLGNYYGLFRSKRDAERTLAGIAAKNELCNRLLGLEPEHSGPCFQRALGRCQGACEGFEDPMRYNLRMQIAFHSLRLQTWPWKGPVAIIERNETSHKTDVLVVYNWVHVATVHDDQELGSLSLGGQTVNFDLDSYKLLAKALLGKDSGQFRIQPLPALVQPDVLMP, from the coding sequence ATGTCTCAAACTATTCAACACCTGAAAACCACCACCTTCGCCTTCCTGGATCTTGAAACCACCGGCGGCAGTGCGGCAACTGATCGCATCACCGAAATCGGCATCCAGTTCTGGCGAGCGGGTGAATGTGTGGACCAGTGGCAAACCCTGGTGAATCCGCAAACCCGCATCTCACCGTTCATTGAACAGTTGACCGGCATTTCCAATGCTATGGTGGCGAATGCCCCTCTGTTTGCGGATATTGCGGACGAGCTGGAACAATGTCTGGACGGCGTAGTGTTTGTGGCCCACAACGCGCGCTTCGATTACGGTTTTGTGAAAGGCGAATTTCGCCGGCTGGGGCGAATGTTTTTGGCTAAAGTACTGTGTACGGTGAAACTTTCACGCCGGCTATACCCGGAGTTTCGGCGCCATAATATGGACGCGCTGATTGAACGCCATGGTTTACAACAGGTGCAGCGCCATCGGGCTATGGGAGACGTTGCCGCCATGCTCGGGTTTTTTGAGCATGCTTTGGCGCAGCAGGGCGAAGACACGCTGGAAACGGCCATAGTCGAGCTGTTGCAGCGGCCGAGCATTCCCTCCCATCTGCCATTAGATACCTTGCAGGACTTGCCTCGTGGGCCCGGTGTTTATCGGTTTTACGGCGAGAACGATGCGCTGCTGTACGTGGGTAAAAGCACGAACATCGCGCAGCGAGTGGCCTCGCACTTTTCCGGCGACCACAATTCCACCCGTGGCGTGCGAATTTCCGAAAGCCTGCGCCGCGTCGACTGGACCGAAACCGCTGGCGAGTTGGGAGCGTTGTTGCTGGAGCTAAAACAGATCAAAGGTCTGAAGCCGCTGTTCAACCGTCGCTCGCGGGCGGCCAAGAATCTGGTGAGCATAGAGCTGACCACAAACGCCCAAGGCTATCTGCAGGCGCGGCTGATACGGGAAATAGACCCTGGCCGGTTAGGTAACTATTACGGCTTGTTTCGCAGCAAGCGTGACGCCGAACGGACGTTGGCAGGCATTGCGGCGAAAAACGAACTGTGCAATCGCCTGTTAGGCCTGGAACCCGAGCACAGTGGCCCTTGTTTCCAGCGTGCACTTGGCCGCTGCCAGGGTGCTTGCGAAGGCTTTGAGGACCCTATGCGTTATAATTTGCGCATGCAAATTGCGTTTCACAGCCTGCGCCTGCAAACCTGGCCCTGGAAAGGGCCGGTGGCGATTATCGAGCGTAACGAAACCAGCCATAAAACCGACGTGCTGGTGGTGTACAACTGGGTGCATGTTGCTACGGTTCACGATGACCAGGAACTGGGCTCGCTGTCGCTGGGCGGCCAGACGGTCAATTTTGACTTGGATTCCTACAAACTTTTGGCTAAGGCCTTGCTGGGTAAAGACAGCGGGCAATTCCGTATACAACCGCTGCCGGCTTTAGTGCAGCCTGATGTGCTGATGCCGTAA
- a CDS encoding aspartate aminotransferase family protein, whose product MNKDPVSRELFDDVMVPNYAPGTIVPVRGKGSRIWDQEGREFIDLQGGIAVNCLGHSHPGLLSALQEQSQKIWHLSNVMTNEPALRLAKTLCDHTFAERVFFANSGAEANEAAFKLVRRYAWEHSGAEKHEIIAFKNAFHGRTLFTVSVGGQPKYLEGFEPAPGGIHHAEFNDLESVKKLISKEKTCAIVVEPIQGEGGVMPATKEFLQGLRQLCDENDALLVFDEVQSGVGRTGYVFAYQMYDVVPDILTSAKGLGGGFPVAAMLTTAKVAASLSVGTHGSTYGGNALACAVAQKVMDTITQPEILKGVKLRSDHLRKGMMDIGERYGVFSEVRGAGLLLGCVLTEKWQGRAKDFLNAGLDEGVMVLIAGANVVRLAPSLIIPEADIDEALKRFEAAVQKLTA is encoded by the coding sequence ATGAACAAAGATCCTGTATCCCGCGAGTTGTTTGACGACGTTATGGTGCCTAATTACGCCCCCGGAACGATTGTGCCGGTGCGCGGAAAAGGGTCGCGAATATGGGATCAGGAAGGTCGCGAATTCATCGACCTGCAAGGCGGTATTGCGGTTAACTGCCTGGGCCATTCGCACCCTGGCCTGCTGAGCGCGCTGCAAGAGCAGAGCCAGAAAATCTGGCATCTGTCTAATGTGATGACCAACGAGCCCGCGTTGCGGCTGGCAAAAACCTTGTGCGACCACACCTTCGCCGAACGTGTGTTTTTTGCCAACTCCGGCGCCGAAGCCAACGAAGCCGCCTTCAAGCTGGTGCGGCGTTACGCTTGGGAGCATTCGGGTGCTGAAAAACATGAAATCATTGCGTTCAAAAATGCGTTTCATGGCCGCACCCTGTTTACCGTTAGCGTAGGTGGCCAGCCCAAGTATTTGGAAGGGTTCGAACCCGCGCCTGGCGGGATTCACCACGCCGAATTTAACGATCTGGAATCGGTAAAAAAACTGATATCCAAAGAAAAAACCTGCGCGATTGTGGTTGAGCCTATTCAGGGTGAGGGCGGCGTAATGCCGGCCACAAAAGAGTTTTTGCAAGGCCTGCGGCAATTGTGTGACGAGAACGACGCGCTGCTGGTGTTTGACGAAGTGCAAAGCGGAGTAGGGCGCACCGGTTACGTCTTCGCTTACCAAATGTACGATGTGGTGCCAGACATTCTGACCAGCGCCAAAGGTTTGGGTGGCGGCTTCCCGGTCGCTGCCATGCTGACCACCGCAAAGGTGGCGGCCAGCTTGTCAGTTGGTACACACGGCAGCACCTATGGTGGTAACGCGCTGGCCTGTGCCGTAGCGCAAAAAGTCATGGACACCATTACCCAGCCGGAAATTCTGAAAGGCGTGAAATTACGATCTGATCATCTGCGCAAAGGCATGATGGACATTGGCGAGCGTTATGGTGTGTTCAGTGAAGTGCGCGGCGCCGGCCTGTTGCTGGGGTGCGTGTTAACCGAAAAATGGCAGGGCAGGGCGAAAGACTTTCTTAATGCCGGTCTGGATGAAGGTGTAATGGTATTAATAGCGGGCGCCAACGTGGTGCGCCTGGCGCCGTCTCTGATTATTCCGGAAGCCGATATAGACGAAGCTTTGAAGCGCTTTGAAGCTGCGGTACAGAAACTCACCGCCTAA
- a CDS encoding arginine N-succinyltransferase, which produces MWLVRPVIAEDIEPILIFAETHTRALPSTLPHEREALAGRIKESCAAFAGEHGGKHLARFLFVLEHVDSHEIKGIAGIAGIDARAGNGQPFYNYRRDELIHASHELGISRRVEALYPSHSLTDCTLLCSLVIAEELRATQAFELLSRARLLFIAGHREWFAARTVVELQGIQHSDGSVPFWDSLGRHFFNMDFATADRHSAQLSKTFIAELMPPNPIYVTLLSEAAQQALGEAHPATVGNLELLQREGFGAGHYVDIFDGGPVLEARTDSLHSIAASRRKILRGSADADGPLWLLAAGEGSGFRCTLTPVGETLDAALKVPVNTWHRLGSDTGDSVRGVPL; this is translated from the coding sequence ATGTGGTTGGTGCGCCCGGTAATAGCGGAAGATATCGAGCCCATACTGATTTTCGCCGAGACGCATACGCGGGCGCTGCCCTCTACGCTGCCCCATGAGCGCGAGGCGTTGGCGGGCCGGATAAAGGAATCTTGCGCAGCGTTTGCGGGTGAACACGGTGGAAAGCATCTGGCGCGTTTTCTGTTTGTGTTGGAACACGTCGACAGTCATGAAATAAAAGGCATTGCCGGCATTGCCGGCATTGATGCCCGTGCCGGCAATGGCCAGCCTTTCTACAATTACCGCCGCGACGAGCTGATTCACGCCTCCCACGAACTGGGTATATCCCGGCGGGTGGAAGCGCTCTACCCATCCCATTCCCTGACCGACTGCACCCTGCTGTGTTCTCTGGTGATCGCCGAGGAACTTCGCGCCACCCAGGCATTCGAACTGCTTTCCCGCGCGCGTTTGCTGTTTATAGCGGGCCATAGAGAGTGGTTTGCGGCGCGCACCGTGGTAGAGCTGCAAGGCATACAACACAGTGACGGCAGTGTGCCATTCTGGGACAGCCTGGGCCGGCACTTTTTTAATATGGATTTTGCCACCGCCGATCGGCACTCCGCACAGCTGAGCAAAACGTTTATTGCCGAGCTGATGCCGCCCAACCCTATCTATGTAACTCTGCTCAGCGAAGCCGCGCAGCAGGCTCTGGGCGAAGCCCATCCGGCAACGGTCGGCAATCTGGAGCTGTTACAAAGAGAAGGCTTTGGTGCCGGCCACTACGTGGACATTTTTGACGGTGGCCCGGTGCTGGAAGCGCGCACCGACAGCCTGCACAGTATTGCGGCAAGCCGCCGCAAAATCCTTCGCGGCAGCGCCGATGCCGACGGCCCGTTATGGTTATTGGCTGCGGGCGAAGGCTCGGGCTTTCGTTGCACGTTGACCCCGGTTGGGGAAACGCTGGACGCCGCCTTGAAAGTTCCGGTAAACACCTGGCACCGCTTGGGTAGCGACACCGGTGACAGCGTGCGCGGAGTGCCATTATGA
- the astA gene encoding arginine N-succinyltransferase gives MLLIRPLADRDLDALYSMAEKAGKGLTSLPADRGLLQKKIDLAGDSFNQRCAPEAALYLFALEDTTTGQAVGISGIQARVGRDEVFYNYRLSVTVNASRELGVHVRTPTLQLSNDMTDVSEICSLLLADTYKGGGNGLLLSRCRFLFLDDFRKQFSEKIFAEMRGVSDAEGNNPLWDALGSKFFDMAFSEADRLSGMGNKSFIAELMPKYPIYLSMLPASARSVIGCVHANTAPALNMLQAEGFNFNGLVDIFDGGPVVETFIDNIRTVREAVERTVTITDKPVATDVPVTERVIVANRSMRHFRATTLPLTCVNADTIALPQDVAAALQVQAGDTVHLAPLKDSGPLPINSFKAPQ, from the coding sequence ATGCTGCTGATACGCCCCTTGGCTGATCGCGACCTTGATGCCCTGTACTCCATGGCGGAAAAGGCGGGCAAGGGCCTGACCTCGCTGCCGGCAGATCGTGGCCTGTTACAGAAGAAAATCGATTTGGCGGGAGACAGTTTTAACCAGCGTTGCGCCCCCGAAGCGGCGCTGTATCTGTTTGCTCTTGAAGACACCACAACAGGCCAAGCGGTTGGAATAAGCGGCATACAGGCCAGAGTTGGCCGTGATGAGGTGTTTTACAACTATCGCCTGAGCGTGACAGTGAATGCCTCCCGGGAGCTGGGTGTACACGTGCGAACGCCAACGCTGCAACTGTCTAATGACATGACCGACGTAAGCGAAATTTGCTCGCTGCTGTTGGCGGATACCTACAAAGGTGGCGGCAACGGCTTGCTGCTGTCCCGTTGCCGATTTTTGTTTCTGGACGACTTCCGTAAACAGTTCTCTGAGAAGATTTTCGCGGAAATGCGGGGTGTGAGTGACGCCGAGGGCAATAACCCACTGTGGGACGCTCTGGGCAGCAAGTTTTTTGATATGGCGTTCAGCGAAGCCGACCGCCTGTCGGGCATGGGCAATAAATCCTTTATTGCGGAGTTGATGCCGAAATATCCGATTTACCTGTCGATGCTTCCAGCTAGCGCCCGCTCGGTGATTGGCTGCGTGCACGCCAATACGGCGCCGGCGTTGAATATGCTCCAGGCGGAGGGTTTTAATTTCAACGGGCTGGTGGATATTTTTGACGGCGGCCCGGTGGTAGAAACGTTTATCGACAATATCCGCACGGTACGCGAAGCGGTTGAGCGCACGGTCACCATTACTGACAAGCCGGTGGCCACCGATGTGCCCGTTACCGAACGCGTTATTGTGGCTAACCGTTCGATGCGACATTTCCGTGCAACCACACTGCCGCTTACCTGCGTAAACGCCGACACGATTGCGTTGCCGCAAGACGTTGCTGCGGCACTTCAGGTTCAGGCCGGCGACACAGTGCACCTGGCGCCTCTGAAAGACAGCGGCCCGCTGCCGATAAATTCATTCAAAGCCCCCCAATAG